The genomic window TCCTTCGGCGTCCAGCCGCTGGCCGTCGAGACGACCGTACGCAAGAAGCCGGTCACCGTGCAGGCCGGAGCGTGGGCCGGGGGCACGGCGGACAAGGCGGGGGTCAAGGCGGAGAAGGCCGCGACCGACGCGGCGGCGGTGCTGCGCGAGCGCGCGGGAAGGCTGCTGCGGAAATGACCGGGCGCGATTTCGAAGCCGAGGCGCTCTCCTGCGACAACCGCAGGCAGGTGATGTACTGGCGGCTGCTCGCCCGGCTCTTCGACCACGAGGAGCAGGCAGCGCTGGAATCGGCCAGCCTGGCGGTGGTCGAGGACATCGGCCTGCCGCCCGCGCTGCTCGACCCGCAGGCCTCCGTCGACTCCGTCGTGCAGCGCCACCCCGAACTGGCCGCCGAATTCGACGGCTTGATGGTGCCGCCGCCCGACCCGGCGGCGGAGGGCGAGGCGGACCAGGAAGCCGGCGCGGGCTCCGGCGGCGACCTGCGGGACCGGGCCGCCGAGGTGCGGCGGGCCGCGCTGGTCTCCAAGGTGCTGCTCAACGTCTTCGCGACCGGCACCGGCCCTGTCACCGCCGGCGGATTGTCCCGCTGGCAGTCCGACGCCGGCTGGCTGGAGCGGGCCCTCGGCTGCGCGCCGGGCGACCTGCGCGGCGGCCGCAGCCCAGGCGGCGCGACGGCCGGCGGCGGTACGGGGACGGGCCGGGGCGTCAGCCCGTACGGCTCCGGCGGCGGGGGCGCCACCCCGGACCTGAGCCGGCTGATCCCGGCGATCGGGCCGGAACTGGGCGCCATCGAGGCCGACCTGGTCAAGCGGATGCAGCTGCGCGAGGTCCTGGCCGACCCGCGGCTCGCCGCCCGGCTGACCCCGAGCATGTCGCTGATCGAGCAGCTGCTGCGGGACAAGAACAACCTGTCAGGCGTCGCGCTGGCCAATGCCAAGTCGCTGATCCGCCGCTTCGTGGACGAGGTCGCCCAGGTGCTGCGCACCCAGGTGGAGAAGGCCGCGGTCGGCGCGATCGACCGCTCGGTCCCGCCCAAGCGGGTCTTCCGCAACCTGGACCTGGAGCGGACGATCTGGAAGAACCTCACCAACTGGAGCCCGGAGGAGGAGCAGCTCTACGTCGACCGGCTCTACTACCGCCAGACCGCGCGCCGGACGACTCCGCAGCGGCTGATCGTGGTGGTGGACCAGTCCGGCTCGATGGTCGACTCGATGGTCAACTGCACCATCCTGGCGTCGATCTTCGCCGGACTGCCCAGGGTCGACGTGCACCTGATCGCCTACGACACCCAGGCGCTCGACCTCACCCCGTGGGTGCACGACCCCTTCGAGACGCTGCTGCGCACCAACCTCGGCGGCGGCACCGACGGCACGGTGGCCATGGCGCTCGCGCAGCCGAAGATCGCCGAACCGCGCAACACGGTCGTGGTGTGGATCTCCGACTTCTACGAGTGGCGGTCGGAACCGCTCTTCGAGGCCATGGCCGCCGTCCACCGCTCGGGAGCCAGGTTCATCCCGGTCGGCTCGGTGACCAGCGCCGGCCGCGGCAGCGTCAACCCGTGGTTCCGGGAGCGCTTCAAGGACCTCGGCACACCGGTGCTCTCCGGCCACATCCGCAAGCTCGTCCACGAACTCAAGACCTTCCTCGCCTAGAAAGGCTCCGATATGTCCGACCTGTTGCGCGCCCCCGCGGAGATCAAGTACGCCGAGGAGCTGGACTGGCTGGAGTCGGTCGACGACGGTCCCAAGCCCTTCACCTGGCGGCTGTCGCCGAAGATGGTCCGGCTGTTCGTGCTGGGCTCCGAGCGCTCCGACGGCCTGGACCGGGAGATCGCCCCGAAGTGGTTCGGCGACCGCAGCTTCGTGGAGCGCTCCATCGTCACGCTGGCCTCCGACCGCGGGCTGCTGCTGATCGGCGACCCCGGCACCGGCAAGAGCTGGCTGGCAGAACTGCTGTCCGCCGCGATATGCCGCAACTCCACCCTGGTGGTGCAGGGCACGGCCGGCACCACCGAGGACCACATCAAATACTCCTGGAACGTGTCGATGGTGATCGCCAAGGGCCAGTCGCGGGAGTCGATGATCCCCTCACCGATCATGACGGCCATGGAGGCCGGTGCGATCGGCCGCTTCGAGGAACTGACCCGCTCCACCAGCGACGTCCAGGACGCGCTGATCTCGATCCTGTCCGAGAAGTACATCTCGGTGCCGGAACTGGACAACGGCAACAGCGCCAACATCGTCTTCGCCAAGCCCGGTTTCTCGGTCATCGCCACCGCCAACAGCCGCGACCGGGGGGTCAACGACCTGTCGTCCGCGCTCAAACGCCGGTTCAACTTCGTCCGCATCCCGGTGGTGACGAACAAGAAGAGCGAGGCGGAGATCGTCCGCTTCCGCACCGAGGAGCTGCTGCGCAGGCACCGCATCGAGCTGGACGTGCCGCCGACCCTGCTCGACGTGCTGCTGCAGAGCTTCGCCGACCTGCGGACCTCGGCGGCCGCGGCGGGCAGCGACGACGAGAAGCTGGAGTCGGCGCTGTCCACCGCCGAGCAGATCGGCGTGCTGGAGGACGCGATCCTGCACGGC from Streptomyces sp. NBC_01198 includes these protein-coding regions:
- a CDS encoding vWA domain-containing protein, producing MTGRDFEAEALSCDNRRQVMYWRLLARLFDHEEQAALESASLAVVEDIGLPPALLDPQASVDSVVQRHPELAAEFDGLMVPPPDPAAEGEADQEAGAGSGGDLRDRAAEVRRAALVSKVLLNVFATGTGPVTAGGLSRWQSDAGWLERALGCAPGDLRGGRSPGGATAGGGTGTGRGVSPYGSGGGGATPDLSRLIPAIGPELGAIEADLVKRMQLREVLADPRLAARLTPSMSLIEQLLRDKNNLSGVALANAKSLIRRFVDEVAQVLRTQVEKAAVGAIDRSVPPKRVFRNLDLERTIWKNLTNWSPEEEQLYVDRLYYRQTARRTTPQRLIVVVDQSGSMVDSMVNCTILASIFAGLPRVDVHLIAYDTQALDLTPWVHDPFETLLRTNLGGGTDGTVAMALAQPKIAEPRNTVVVWISDFYEWRSEPLFEAMAAVHRSGARFIPVGSVTSAGRGSVNPWFRERFKDLGTPVLSGHIRKLVHELKTFLA
- a CDS encoding ATP-binding protein, producing the protein MSDLLRAPAEIKYAEELDWLESVDDGPKPFTWRLSPKMVRLFVLGSERSDGLDREIAPKWFGDRSFVERSIVTLASDRGLLLIGDPGTGKSWLAELLSAAICRNSTLVVQGTAGTTEDHIKYSWNVSMVIAKGQSRESMIPSPIMTAMEAGAIGRFEELTRSTSDVQDALISILSEKYISVPELDNGNSANIVFAKPGFSVIATANSRDRGVNDLSSALKRRFNFVRIPVVTNKKSEAEIVRFRTEELLRRHRIELDVPPTLLDVLLQSFADLRTSAAAAGSDDEKLESALSTAEQIGVLEDAILHGNFFGERALTAHTLASSLVGSLARREPEDLAILNKYLHGVVEPRSKEVGGSWPEFLEGGRDAIATLS